One region of Roseovarius faecimaris genomic DNA includes:
- the pufB gene encoding light-harvesting antenna LH1, beta subunit produces MADSDKVWPTGLTLEEAEEVHSYLIDGTRVFGVIAAIAHVLVAVTTPWLG; encoded by the coding sequence ATGGCAGACAGTGATAAAGTTTGGCCGACCGGCCTGACGCTCGAAGAAGCCGAGGAGGTGCATAGCTACCTCATTGACGGCACGCGGGTGTTTGGTGTGATCGCGGCAATCGCGCATGTGCTGGTGGCGGTTACAACGCCCTGGCTTGGATAA
- a CDS encoding light-harvesting protein yields the protein MNNAKMWLVVKPTVGIPLFLSAVAVSSFAVHVAVLSNTSWVSDYLSGQPIGAGDQTAAMTQEKADTAKVNYVVPSQDGSGDVTLILSDGTVMKAVLERPETTLASVQTLQN from the coding sequence ATGAATAATGCGAAAATGTGGCTCGTTGTGAAGCCGACCGTGGGCATCCCGCTGTTTCTGAGCGCTGTGGCTGTCAGCTCGTTTGCCGTGCATGTGGCGGTGTTGAGCAATACGTCCTGGGTGTCCGATTACCTGTCCGGCCAGCCGATTGGCGCGGGGGATCAGACCGCCGCCATGACGCAGGAGAAAGCGGACACCGCCAAGGTGAATTATGTGGTTCCATCACAGGACGGCAGCGGCGATGTGACGTTGATCCTGTCGGATGGCACGGTCATGAAGGCGGTGCTGGAACGGCCCGAGACGACGCTGGCCTCGGTGCAGACCCTCCAGAACTGA
- a CDS encoding RluA family pseudouridine synthase, which translates to MSDYDPPQTPLDVLHEDHEIVVVNKPARLLSVPGKGAHLADCLLSRVQEAFPTALLVHRLDRDTSGVMVFGLTPHAQRHLSKQFEERKVKKTYVARVAGRIGGKTGTVDLPLIVDWPNRPRQKVCHETGKEAVTDWRVLKAGDTESRVRLMPRTGRSHQLRVHMLSLGHPILGDPLYADGAALDHPRMMLHAEELRLSHPESGRGMSFRAKAPF; encoded by the coding sequence ATGAGCGACTATGACCCCCCGCAAACGCCCTTGGATGTGCTGCATGAGGACCACGAGATCGTGGTGGTGAACAAACCTGCCAGGCTGTTGTCGGTGCCGGGCAAGGGCGCGCATCTGGCCGATTGCCTGCTGAGCCGGGTGCAGGAGGCGTTTCCGACGGCGCTTCTGGTGCACCGGCTGGACCGGGACACGTCTGGCGTGATGGTGTTTGGCCTGACGCCGCATGCGCAGCGGCATCTGTCGAAGCAGTTCGAAGAGCGCAAGGTGAAGAAAACCTATGTCGCGCGCGTGGCCGGGCGGATCGGGGGCAAGACCGGTACGGTCGATCTGCCGCTGATCGTGGACTGGCCCAACCGGCCGCGGCAGAAGGTCTGTCACGAGACCGGCAAGGAGGCGGTGACCGACTGGCGGGTGCTGAAGGCGGGCGACACGGAGAGCCGGGTGCGGCTGATGCCGAGGACCGGGCGGAGCCATCAACTGCGCGTGCATATGCTCAGCCTGGGTCATCCGATCCTCGGCGATCCGCTTTATGCGGACGGCGCGGCACTGGACCATCCGCGGATGATGCTCCATGCCGAGGAATTGCGGCTGAGCCACCCCGAAAGCGGGCGCGGCATGAGTTTTCGGGCGAAAGCGCCGTTCTGA
- a CDS encoding aldehyde dehydrogenase family protein, which produces MIEKRQFYINGAWVDTIDGRDHHVINPSTEEPCAVISLGGQADTDAAVAAAKSALPGWMATPPAERIAACQRILEEYQKRPEDMAQAISLEMGAPIDMARQQQVGAGTWHISNFLKAAESYPFDAPLGDHAPNDRIIHEAVGVAALITPWNWPMNQVTLKVIAALIAGCTMVLKPSEESPLNALVFAEMVDAAGLPPGVFNLVNGDGAGVGSQLTAHPDVDMVSFTGSSRAGKLISKAAADTLKRVSLELGGKGANLIFADADEKAVKRGVLHCMNNTGQSCNAPTRMLVQREIYDQAVETAAEVASSITVGPASEEGRHIGPVVNEVQFNKIQDLIQKGIDEGARLVAGGTGRPDGLNRGFFVKPTVFADVTNDMTIAREEIFGPVLSIMAFDTEEEALAIANDTIYGLTNYVQTTDPAKANRCARLLRSGMVEMNGQGRSAGSPFGGMKQSGNGREGGTWGIEDFVEVKAVSGWTPGA; this is translated from the coding sequence ATGATCGAGAAACGCCAGTTTTACATCAACGGTGCCTGGGTCGATACGATTGACGGGCGCGACCATCACGTGATCAACCCCTCGACGGAAGAGCCTTGTGCCGTGATCTCGCTGGGTGGGCAGGCCGACACCGATGCCGCCGTTGCCGCCGCCAAGTCCGCACTGCCCGGCTGGATGGCGACACCGCCCGCCGAACGCATCGCCGCCTGTCAGCGCATCCTCGAAGAGTATCAGAAGCGCCCCGAAGACATGGCGCAGGCGATCAGCCTCGAGATGGGCGCGCCCATCGACATGGCCCGCCAGCAACAGGTGGGCGCGGGCACCTGGCATATCAGCAACTTCCTGAAAGCCGCCGAAAGCTATCCGTTTGACGCGCCGCTTGGCGATCACGCCCCGAATGACCGCATCATTCACGAGGCGGTAGGCGTCGCGGCCCTGATCACCCCGTGGAACTGGCCGATGAACCAGGTCACGCTCAAGGTCATCGCCGCCCTCATCGCGGGTTGCACCATGGTGCTGAAACCGTCGGAGGAAAGCCCGCTCAACGCGCTGGTCTTCGCCGAAATGGTGGATGCCGCCGGTCTGCCGCCGGGGGTGTTCAACCTCGTCAACGGCGATGGCGCGGGCGTGGGCAGCCAGCTCACCGCGCACCCGGATGTGGACATGGTCAGCTTCACCGGCTCGTCCCGCGCGGGCAAGCTGATCTCGAAAGCCGCCGCCGACACGCTCAAGCGGGTCAGCCTCGAACTGGGCGGCAAGGGCGCGAACCTGATCTTTGCCGATGCCGATGAGAAAGCCGTCAAGCGCGGCGTGCTGCATTGCATGAACAACACCGGCCAATCCTGCAACGCCCCCACCCGGATGCTCGTACAGCGCGAGATCTATGACCAGGCGGTCGAGACAGCGGCCGAAGTGGCCTCGTCCATCACCGTGGGCCCGGCCAGCGAGGAAGGCCGCCATATCGGCCCGGTGGTCAACGAGGTGCAGTTCAACAAGATCCAGGACCTGATCCAGAAAGGGATCGACGAAGGCGCGCGGCTTGTCGCGGGCGGCACGGGGCGGCCTGACGGGCTGAACCGGGGCTTTTTCGTCAAGCCCACGGTCTTTGCCGACGTGACCAACGACATGACCATCGCGCGCGAGGAAATCTTTGGCCCGGTGCTGTCGATCATGGCCTTCGACACCGAGGAAGAGGCGCTCGCCATTGCCAATGACACGATCTATGGCCTGACCAACTATGTCCAGACAACGGACCCCGCAAAGGCCAACCGCTGTGCGCGCCTGTTGCGCTCGGGCATGGTCGAGATGAACGGCCAGGGCCGCAGCGCGGGCTCGCCCTTCGGCGGCATGAAACAGTCGGGCAACGGGCGCGAAGGCGGCACCTGGGGCATCGAGGATTTCGTCGAGGTCAAGGCCGTCTCGGGCTGGACGCCCGGCGCCTGA
- a CDS encoding flavin monoamine oxidase family protein — protein sequence MINSAHTGTNGAYDVIVIGAGAAGLAATRKLSSAGVSVICLEASGRIGGRAHTDHQIFGIPFDRGAHWLHDFKRNAYARIGRKLGFDLYKVPEHYLLHGAEDPDPIWDMFDAMGDHLSAVAQSSEDKPLSEALDLFPCDDPWARTARFMQCFPNAQDETALSLHDWYNYEDGPDWFCKQGFGAIVAAFGDGLPVRLNTPVTAIARTAAGVEVTSSAGTARARAVIVTVSQGVLAAEAIRFDPPLGNARLSAIDGIRMGHYNHNVLHLAPGALPVRPDTWITYRITEEKHGAPQGGGFLCDVSGSGLTYFETSGSFARDLEAAGEKAALAYATDTLADLFGAEIRKAVIKGHATTYGRDPLFRGSYSGARPGAAAQRKTLRQPHADRIHFAGEATHLSQMATVSGAHKSGRRAAKAVLAQLHGPDQVS from the coding sequence ATGATCAACAGCGCGCATACCGGCACGAACGGCGCCTATGACGTGATCGTCATCGGCGCGGGCGCGGCGGGTCTTGCGGCCACCAGGAAGCTGTCCAGCGCGGGCGTGTCGGTGATCTGCCTTGAGGCCTCGGGGCGGATCGGGGGCCGGGCCCATACCGATCACCAAATCTTCGGCATCCCCTTCGACCGGGGCGCGCATTGGCTGCATGATTTCAAGCGCAATGCCTATGCCCGGATCGGCCGCAAACTGGGCTTCGATCTCTACAAGGTGCCCGAGCATTACCTGCTGCATGGTGCAGAGGACCCGGACCCGATCTGGGACATGTTCGACGCCATGGGCGATCACCTGAGCGCGGTGGCACAAAGCTCTGAGGACAAGCCCCTGTCAGAGGCGCTCGACCTGTTCCCCTGTGATGACCCCTGGGCGCGCACCGCACGGTTCATGCAATGCTTTCCCAACGCTCAGGATGAAACGGCCCTTTCCCTGCACGACTGGTACAATTACGAGGACGGACCCGACTGGTTCTGCAAACAGGGCTTCGGGGCGATTGTCGCAGCTTTCGGTGACGGGCTGCCGGTGCGGCTCAACACGCCCGTCACGGCCATCGCGCGCACCGCCGCCGGTGTGGAGGTCACAAGCAGCGCCGGCACGGCCCGTGCCCGCGCGGTCATCGTGACCGTCTCACAAGGCGTGCTCGCCGCCGAGGCGATCCGCTTCGACCCACCTCTCGGCAACGCCCGGCTCAGCGCCATCGACGGTATCCGCATGGGCCATTACAATCACAACGTCCTGCACCTCGCCCCCGGCGCGCTGCCGGTGCGGCCCGACACATGGATCACCTACCGGATCACCGAAGAAAAACACGGCGCGCCGCAGGGCGGCGGGTTTCTCTGCGATGTGAGCGGTTCGGGCCTGACCTATTTCGAAACCTCCGGCAGTTTCGCCCGCGATCTGGAAGCGGCAGGCGAAAAGGCCGCTCTGGCCTATGCGACCGACACGCTGGCCGATCTTTTCGGTGCGGAAATCCGCAAGGCGGTGATCAAGGGGCACGCGACGACCTATGGCCGGGATCCGCTGTTTCGCGGCTCCTATTCCGGTGCGCGTCCGGGGGCGGCGGCACAGCGCAAGACCCTGCGCCAGCCCCATGCCGACCGCATCCACTTTGCAGGCGAGGCCACACATCTCAGCCAGATGGCCACCGTCTCAGGCGCGCATAAATCCGGGCGCCGCGCGGCAAAGGCCGTGCTGGCACAGCTCCATGGGCCGGACCAAGTCAGCTAG
- a CDS encoding GcvT family protein, whose protein sequence is MELPQQARVVIIGGGVVGCSVAYHLAKLGWSDVVLLERKQLTSGTTWHAAGLIGQLRATSNMTKLARYSAELYMGLEEETGVATGMRQVGSVSAALTAERLEELYRAAAMARAFGVPVEELSPAEVKERYEHINLDGVKGGVWLPTDGQADPANIALALAKGARQNGATVKERVKVTGIARTGRRVTGVDWVAEDGDRGHIACEAIVNCAGMWGHEVGRMAGINVPLHACEHFYIVTEAIEGLTQMPVLRVPDECAYYKEDAGKMLLGAFEPNAKPWGMNGIPDSFEFDQLPEDFDHFEPILENACNRLPMLAEAGIHTFFNGPESFTPDDAYHLGLAPEMDNVWVACGFNSIGIQSAGGAGHALSQWMDSGEKPFDLGDVDISRMQPFQGNKHYLFERSKETLGLLYADHFPYRQKATARGVRRTPFHHHLLERGAVMGEVAGWERANWYANDGQEREYRYSWKRQNWFENAAAEHKAVRENVGMYDMTSFGKLRVEGPEAEAFLNHVCGANMSVPVGKIVYTQFLNARGGIEADVTVTRLTETAYLVVTPAATRLADQTWLRRNMGGFSAVVTDVTMTEGVLAVMGPNARQLLQAVSPADWSNEVNPFGTAQEIEIGMGLARAHRVSYVGELGWELYIPAEMSGHVFETLWEAGQDHGLKLCGMHMMDSCRIEKAFRHFGHDITCEDNVIDAGLGFAVDLSKPDFIGKAAVAARKESGPKARMVQFRLTDPEPLLYHNEPIIRDGAYVGYLSSGNYGHTLGAAIGMGYVPCEGETAADVLGSTYEIDVCGSRVRAEVSLRPMYDPKAERVKV, encoded by the coding sequence ATGGAACTACCTCAACAGGCCCGCGTGGTCATCATTGGCGGCGGCGTCGTGGGCTGCTCGGTGGCCTATCACCTGGCCAAGCTGGGCTGGAGCGACGTGGTTCTGCTGGAGCGCAAGCAGCTCACGAGCGGCACCACCTGGCACGCGGCAGGGCTGATCGGTCAGCTGCGCGCAACCTCGAACATGACCAAGCTGGCGCGCTATTCGGCCGAGCTTTACATGGGTCTGGAGGAAGAGACCGGCGTGGCCACGGGCATGCGGCAGGTGGGGTCGGTGTCTGCCGCGCTGACCGCAGAGCGGCTGGAGGAGCTCTATCGCGCCGCCGCCATGGCGCGCGCCTTCGGCGTGCCGGTCGAAGAGCTGAGCCCGGCGGAGGTCAAGGAACGCTATGAGCATATCAATCTCGACGGGGTGAAGGGCGGTGTCTGGCTGCCCACCGACGGGCAGGCGGACCCGGCCAATATCGCGCTGGCGCTGGCCAAGGGTGCGCGTCAGAACGGAGCGACCGTCAAGGAGCGCGTGAAGGTGACGGGTATCGCCCGGACCGGCCGCCGCGTGACCGGGGTGGACTGGGTGGCCGAGGATGGCGACCGGGGCCATATTGCCTGTGAGGCGATCGTGAACTGTGCCGGCATGTGGGGCCATGAAGTGGGCCGCATGGCGGGGATCAACGTGCCGCTGCATGCCTGCGAGCATTTCTATATCGTCACCGAAGCCATCGAGGGGCTGACCCAGATGCCGGTCCTGCGGGTGCCGGATGAATGCGCCTATTACAAGGAAGACGCGGGCAAGATGCTCTTGGGCGCGTTCGAGCCGAATGCCAAGCCCTGGGGCATGAACGGCATTCCCGACAGTTTCGAATTCGACCAGCTGCCGGAGGATTTCGACCATTTCGAGCCGATCCTGGAAAATGCCTGCAACCGGCTGCCGATGCTGGCGGAGGCGGGCATTCACACCTTCTTTAACGGGCCTGAGAGCTTCACGCCCGACGATGCCTATCACCTGGGTCTTGCGCCGGAGATGGACAATGTCTGGGTCGCCTGCGGATTCAACTCCATCGGGATCCAGTCGGCGGGGGGTGCGGGCCATGCCCTGAGCCAGTGGATGGACAGTGGCGAGAAACCGTTTGATCTGGGCGATGTGGATATCAGCCGCATGCAGCCCTTCCAGGGCAACAAGCACTACCTTTTCGAGCGCTCGAAGGAGACGCTGGGCCTGCTCTATGCCGATCACTTCCCCTATCGCCAGAAGGCCACGGCGCGCGGAGTGAGGCGCACGCCGTTCCATCATCACCTGCTGGAGCGGGGCGCGGTGATGGGTGAAGTGGCGGGTTGGGAGCGCGCCAACTGGTATGCCAATGACGGGCAGGAGCGGGAGTATCGCTATAGCTGGAAGCGGCAGAACTGGTTCGAGAATGCTGCCGCCGAGCATAAGGCCGTGCGCGAGAATGTGGGCATGTATGACATGACCAGCTTCGGCAAGCTGCGCGTCGAGGGGCCGGAGGCGGAGGCCTTCCTGAACCATGTCTGCGGCGCCAATATGAGCGTGCCGGTGGGCAAGATCGTCTATACGCAGTTCCTGAACGCGCGCGGCGGGATCGAGGCGGATGTGACCGTCACGCGCCTGACCGAGACGGCCTATCTGGTGGTGACACCGGCGGCGACGCGGCTGGCGGATCAGACCTGGCTGCGGCGCAATATGGGCGGCTTCAGCGCGGTGGTGACGGATGTGACCATGACCGAAGGGGTGCTGGCGGTGATGGGGCCGAACGCTCGCCAGCTTTTGCAAGCTGTCTCGCCCGCCGACTGGTCGAACGAGGTGAATCCGTTCGGCACGGCGCAGGAGATCGAGATCGGCATGGGCCTGGCGCGCGCGCACCGCGTGTCATATGTGGGCGAGCTGGGCTGGGAGCTGTATATCCCCGCCGAGATGTCGGGCCATGTGTTCGAGACGCTGTGGGAGGCCGGGCAGGACCACGGGCTGAAGCTGTGCGGGATGCATATGATGGACAGCTGCCGGATCGAGAAGGCGTTCCGCCATTTCGGCCATGACATCACCTGCGAGGATAACGTCATCGACGCGGGGCTCGGCTTTGCGGTGGACCTCTCCAAGCCCGATTTCATCGGCAAGGCCGCCGTGGCGGCGCGCAAGGAGAGCGGCCCGAAAGCGCGCATGGTGCAGTTCAGGCTGACCGATCCGGAGCCGCTGCTTTACCATAACGAACCGATTATCCGGGATGGCGCGTATGTGGGCTATCTCAGCTCGGGCAATTACGGGCACACGCTGGGGGCCGCCATCGGCATGGGCTATGTGCCCTGCGAGGGCGAAACTGCGGCCGATGTGCTGGGCTCGACCTATGAGATCGACGTCTGCGGCTCACGCGTGCGCGCCGAGGTGAGCCTGCGCCCGATGTATGACCCCAAGGCCGAACGCGTGAAGGTCTGA
- a CDS encoding glycosyltransferase family 25 protein, translated as MLLRAYILHLVRATARRDNAQQLREACGVPGGLWPAVDGANMSSTDLSDVVGAQLFEPEYPFTLKTGEIGCFLSHRQIWADLQMRDEDAALIIEDDAALDPDIFPRALELASSNISALGYIQFQTRTAEGPAALVDTNGPCQLTVPQLGGLRTTAQMVSREAAAHLLHLSEIIDRPVDTFVQSHWHTLLRPARIFPSGVSDIADQLDGSTIQSGKKPLLEKIGREFSRGRYRRAVTRLSAQSNAPLKGGLDHG; from the coding sequence ATGCTGCTGCGCGCCTATATCCTGCATCTGGTCCGGGCCACCGCCCGGCGGGACAACGCGCAGCAGCTTCGCGAGGCCTGCGGCGTGCCGGGCGGGCTCTGGCCTGCGGTGGACGGGGCCAACATGTCCTCCACCGACCTGTCGGACGTGGTCGGCGCGCAGCTTTTCGAACCGGAATACCCCTTCACCCTGAAGACCGGCGAGATCGGCTGTTTCCTCAGCCACCGGCAGATCTGGGCCGATCTGCAAATGCGCGACGAGGATGCGGCGCTGATCATCGAGGATGACGCCGCCCTTGATCCGGACATCTTCCCGCGTGCGCTGGAGCTGGCAAGCAGCAACATATCCGCGCTTGGCTATATCCAGTTCCAGACCCGGACCGCAGAGGGCCCCGCCGCCCTTGTCGACACCAACGGCCCCTGTCAGCTTACCGTGCCGCAACTCGGCGGCCTGCGCACCACCGCCCAGATGGTCAGCCGCGAGGCCGCCGCCCACCTGTTGCACCTGAGCGAAATCATCGACCGGCCCGTGGACACATTTGTGCAAAGCCACTGGCACACATTGCTGCGGCCCGCGCGGATTTTCCCCTCCGGCGTCAGCGATATCGCGGATCAGCTTGACGGCTCCACCATTCAGTCCGGCAAAAAGCCCCTGCTGGAAAAGATCGGCCGCGAGTTCTCTCGGGGGCGCTACCGCCGGGCCGTCACCCGGCTCTCCGCGCAAAGCAACGCGCCGCTCAAAGGCGGGCTCGATCATGGCTGA
- a CDS encoding phosphotransferase: MKLTPEIAKARFLPETVHKRDVFSETISGQLDGVPDLPVVLRKLDGVPLWARPVAWWLARKEIRGLRAVQGIEGCPLLIRADRTGLLRSWTKGTPLQLARPSDPAWYRDARRLLREMRRAGVTHNDIAKPQNWLMTPEGRAAVIDFQLATVHRRRGRLFRTMAREDLRHLLKQKRAYAPELLTPSEHRMLKRKALPARIWMATVKPAYNFVTRRLMNWSDGEGTEDRIERDGPALRTALLAHPEVSDVALCTYALPAKGVGLYAFVETGLEADALAKLAPAPRPELIQPVAALPRHADGTPRMDLLQLVATNRLDELEEVLKQDPDLERGLKPLIAQRLNLTDRILR; the protein is encoded by the coding sequence ATGAAACTCACACCCGAGATCGCCAAGGCCCGCTTCCTGCCCGAGACGGTGCACAAGCGCGATGTGTTTTCCGAAACCATCTCGGGCCAGCTTGACGGCGTCCCGGATCTGCCGGTCGTGCTGCGCAAGCTCGACGGGGTGCCGCTCTGGGCGCGGCCCGTCGCCTGGTGGCTGGCGCGCAAGGAAATCAGGGGGTTGCGCGCAGTGCAGGGCATCGAAGGCTGCCCCCTTCTGATCCGTGCCGACCGTACCGGCCTGTTGCGCAGCTGGACCAAAGGCACACCGCTTCAGCTTGCCAGACCAAGCGACCCGGCCTGGTACCGCGATGCCAGGCGGCTGCTGCGCGAGATGCGCCGCGCGGGTGTGACCCATAACGATATCGCCAAGCCGCAGAACTGGCTGATGACGCCCGAAGGCCGTGCCGCCGTGATCGACTTTCAGCTCGCCACCGTGCACCGTCGGCGCGGCCGCCTCTTCCGCACCATGGCGCGTGAGGATCTGCGCCACCTGCTCAAGCAGAAACGCGCCTATGCGCCGGAGCTTCTGACACCATCCGAGCACCGCATGCTGAAACGCAAGGCCCTGCCCGCGCGGATCTGGATGGCCACGGTCAAACCGGCCTACAACTTCGTCACCCGGCGGCTGATGAACTGGTCCGACGGCGAAGGCACCGAGGACCGGATCGAGCGGGACGGCCCCGCCCTGCGCACCGCCCTGCTGGCGCATCCGGAAGTTTCGGATGTGGCGCTCTGCACCTATGCGCTGCCTGCCAAGGGCGTGGGGCTTTATGCCTTTGTCGAAACCGGTCTGGAGGCGGACGCGCTGGCAAAGCTGGCCCCGGCCCCGCGCCCGGAATTGATTCAGCCTGTCGCCGCCCTGCCCCGCCACGCCGATGGCACCCCGCGCATGGACCTGTTGCAGCTTGTCGCCACCAACCGGCTGGATGAGTTGGAGGAGGTCCTGAAGCAAGATCCCGACCTGGAGCGCGGCCTGAAGCCGCTGATTGCCCAGCGGCTGAACCTGACGGACCGGATTCTGAGATAA
- a CDS encoding PucC family protein, which produces MFDYRSFAMRKLTALGPKYLPFVDVATAEVPLSRILRLSLFQVTVGMALVLLIGTLNRVMIVELDVPASLVAMMLALPLVFAPFRTLIGFRSDQHVSALGLRRVPYIWKGTMYQFGGFAIMPFSLLVLSGYAEAVDAPRWLGISSAALAFLLVGAGVHMVQTVGLALATDLVKEDDQPKVVGLMYAMLLLGMVVSALVFGALLQPYTPGRLIQVIQGAAVVTVALNLLALWKQEARDRERAQAMKTMRRQRFADAFAELMQAPGMKRLLFVIALGTFGFGMADVLLEPYGGQALGLSVASTTKLTALFASGTLLGFAYASWALDRAAQPGRISVLGTLLGIVGFAAIIASSLGAGVPAFLLGTALTGLGTGLFGHATLTATLRATQKDRVGLALGAWGAVQATAAGIGIALAGLVRDVIVGLDPGAGAGAGAGAAVETPYTIVFSIEILCLALACAVLLPVLKPRADETGQSQTGRALPDSRQTAVEVP; this is translated from the coding sequence ATGTTCGACTATCGCAGCTTTGCCATGCGCAAACTGACGGCCCTCGGGCCGAAATACCTGCCCTTTGTCGATGTGGCCACGGCGGAGGTGCCGCTGTCGCGGATTCTGCGCCTTTCGCTGTTTCAGGTCACGGTGGGCATGGCGCTGGTGCTGCTGATCGGCACGCTCAACCGGGTGATGATCGTCGAGCTTGACGTGCCTGCCTCGCTGGTGGCGATGATGCTGGCGCTGCCGCTGGTCTTTGCCCCGTTCCGCACGCTGATCGGGTTCAGATCGGATCAGCATGTCTCGGCGCTGGGGCTGCGGCGTGTGCCTTACATCTGGAAAGGCACGATGTATCAGTTTGGCGGGTTTGCCATCATGCCGTTCTCGCTTCTGGTGCTGTCGGGCTATGCCGAGGCAGTGGATGCGCCGCGCTGGCTGGGGATCAGTTCGGCGGCGCTTGCCTTTCTGCTGGTCGGGGCCGGGGTGCATATGGTGCAGACCGTTGGCCTGGCTTTGGCGACGGACCTTGTGAAAGAAGACGACCAGCCCAAGGTGGTGGGTCTGATGTATGCGATGCTGCTGTTGGGCATGGTGGTGAGTGCGCTTGTCTTCGGGGCGCTGTTGCAGCCCTATACGCCCGGGCGGCTGATCCAGGTGATCCAGGGCGCGGCGGTGGTGACCGTGGCGCTGAACCTGCTGGCCTTGTGGAAACAGGAAGCGCGTGACCGGGAGCGTGCGCAAGCGATGAAAACCATGCGGCGCCAGCGTTTTGCCGATGCCTTCGCGGAGCTGATGCAGGCCCCGGGCATGAAGCGGCTTCTCTTTGTGATCGCGCTTGGCACGTTCGGGTTCGGCATGGCCGATGTTTTGCTGGAACCTTATGGCGGGCAGGCGCTTGGTCTGTCGGTGGCCAGCACGACCAAGCTGACCGCGCTTTTTGCCAGCGGCACGCTGCTGGGTTTTGCCTATGCGTCCTGGGCGCTGGACCGGGCCGCGCAGCCAGGCCGCATCAGCGTGCTTGGCACGCTTCTGGGCATTGTCGGCTTCGCGGCGATCATTGCCTCCTCGCTTGGGGCCGGGGTGCCGGCCTTTTTGCTGGGCACGGCGCTGACCGGGCTGGGCACGGGGCTTTTTGGTCATGCCACGCTGACCGCGACGCTGCGCGCAACCCAAAAGGATCGCGTTGGCCTGGCATTGGGGGCGTGGGGCGCGGTTCAGGCAACAGCGGCGGGTATCGGCATCGCGCTTGCGGGTCTTGTGCGCGATGTGATCGTCGGGCTTGATCCTGGCGCTGGCGCTGGCGCTGGCGCTGGCGCGGCGGTGGAAACGCCCTACACTATAGTATTCTCGATCGAGATCCTGTGCCTGGCGCTTGCCTGCGCGGTGCTGCTTCCGGTGTTGAAGCCGCGCGCGGACGAGACAGGCCAATCCCAGACCGGCAGGGCGCTGCCGGACAGCAGACAAACCGCAGTGGAGGTCCCATGA
- a CDS encoding alpha-1,2-fucosyltransferase, whose protein sequence is MAERRVYSRLFGGAGNQLFQYAAGRALADRLGCELVLDARYVARSQDRGDCFAHFSNARFTRDAPLPPAKQDGLIRYGLWRLFGRSPALYRENGLGFDPRLATLPAGTYLHGYWQSERYFGDTARLREDLRFTTPLDAANAAMADRIAAAQTPVSFHVRRGDYLAAGAYAACSPEYYRAAAAQLADTLGPLTCFVFSNDPAWARDNLALGQETVVVYINDETGGHFDMHLQSLCAHHVIANSTFSWWGAWLNPSPDKQVIAPKDWFSEGGLSNPDLLPANWTQL, encoded by the coding sequence ATGGCTGAGCGCCGCGTCTACTCCCGGCTGTTCGGCGGTGCGGGCAACCAGCTCTTTCAATATGCCGCCGGGCGCGCACTCGCTGACCGGCTGGGCTGCGAACTGGTGCTCGATGCGCGCTATGTGGCGCGCAGTCAGGACCGGGGCGACTGCTTTGCGCATTTCTCGAACGCGCGGTTCACCCGCGATGCCCCCCTGCCCCCCGCGAAACAGGACGGGCTGATCCGCTACGGGCTGTGGCGGCTCTTCGGGCGCAGCCCGGCGCTTTACCGCGAAAACGGGCTGGGCTTCGATCCAAGGCTGGCAACTCTGCCCGCGGGCACCTACCTGCATGGCTACTGGCAATCCGAGCGCTATTTCGGCGACACCGCCCGCCTGCGCGAGGATCTGCGCTTCACCACCCCGCTCGATGCGGCCAACGCGGCCATGGCCGACCGGATCGCGGCCGCGCAAACCCCGGTCTCCTTTCATGTGCGGCGGGGCGACTACCTTGCCGCCGGGGCCTATGCGGCCTGTTCGCCCGAATATTACCGCGCGGCGGCGGCGCAGCTTGCCGATACGCTCGGCCCGCTCACCTGCTTCGTCTTTTCCAATGATCCGGCCTGGGCGCGGGACAATCTGGCGCTGGGGCAGGAGACGGTGGTGGTCTATATCAATGACGAAACCGGCGGGCATTTCGACATGCACCTGCAATCGCTTTGCGCGCATCACGTCATCGCCAATTCGACCTTTTCCTGGTGGGGCGCCTGGCTCAACCCCTCCCCCGACAAGCAGGTGATCGCGCCCAAAGACTGGTTTTCCGAAGGGGGGCTGTCCAATCCCGACCTTCTGCCCGCAAACTGGACGCAGCTCTGA